The Channa argus isolate prfri chromosome 22, Channa argus male v1.0, whole genome shotgun sequence genome has a window encoding:
- the ins gene encoding insulin has protein sequence MDRRPSVLPQTIQFAAALLLRLLLFFFIIITDSSRPPPPTLQLSSCSMAALWLQSVSLLVLLVVSWPGSQAMTPPQHLCGSHLVDALYLVCGDRGFFYNPRRDLDSLLGFLPPKASGAAAAGGENEVAEFAIKDEMELMAKRGIVEQCCHKPCNIFDLQNYCN, from the exons ATGGACAGGAGACCCTCTGTTCTGCCTCAAACCATCCAGTTTGCAGCTGCTCTACTACTccgcctcctcctcttcttcttcatcatcatcacagattcttctcgtcctcctcctccaactcTACAG CTCTCCTCCTGCAGCATGGCAGCGTTGTGGCTCCAGTCGGTCTCTTTGCTGGTTTTACTGGTAGTATCGTGGCCGGGCTCCCAAGCCATGACCCCTCCGCAGCACCTGTGTGGCTCTCACCTGGTCGATGCCCTTTACCTGGTCTGTGGAGACAGAGGCTTCTTCTACAACCCCAGGAGAGACCTAGACTCCCTGCTGG GTTTTCTCCCCCCAAAGGCAAGTGGAGCTGCGGCGGCGGGCGGCGAGAACGAGGTGGCTGAGTTCGCCATCAAGGACGAGATGGAGCTGATGGCGAAGCGAGGCATCGTGGAGCAGTGCTGCCACAAGCCCTGCAACATCTTCGACCTGCAGAACTACTGCAACTGA